The Roseimicrobium gellanilyticum genome contains a region encoding:
- a CDS encoding HPr family phosphocarrier protein yields the protein MSSLTQEFTICNKLGMHARPAAQFVKRASKYACDIWVEKDDEQVNGKSIMGLMMLAAGHGAKLIITAEGADAEAALKELGTLIQSGFDDGD from the coding sequence ATGAGCAGCCTCACCCAAGAATTCACCATCTGCAATAAACTGGGCATGCACGCGCGACCCGCGGCCCAGTTCGTCAAACGCGCCAGCAAATATGCGTGTGATATCTGGGTGGAGAAGGATGACGAGCAGGTGAACGGAAAGAGCATCATGGGTCTCATGATGCTGGCCGCAGGCCACGGGGCGAAGCTCATCATCACCGCGGAGGGGGCCGATGCGGAGGCCGCGCTGAAAGAACTGGGCACCCTGATTCAAAGCGGGTTTGACGACGGGGATTGA
- a CDS encoding Gfo/Idh/MocA family protein translates to MKKWRIAGINFDHFHMGDLLRQASEHPNAEIVGISDEQPERMVSATKNFSLGADQVFTDYRACLERTKPDLVVLCPAASRHGEWVEKVAPFGTHIIMEKPFAGTLQEADAMVAAMKPTGKLLAVNWPLVWIACQQTAHRLIQEGLIGEVREFHHYGGNRGPLYHGADKIEVEPTSAEKDASWFYKKSQGGGSLLDYMGYGTTLGTWHLGGRKPIEVTGVCDEPQGLEVDEHAIAIIRYSFGLSKTETRWGTFTDPWTHQPQPKCGFVIKGTDGTISCYDYAETVFVQTRQKPEGYEVPVDELKSPNRNPIEHVIHHLETGTPLIGPLTVEISRIGQQIVDTAYLSAQQKRTLKLVE, encoded by the coding sequence ATGAAAAAATGGCGCATCGCTGGCATCAACTTTGATCACTTCCACATGGGCGATCTGCTGCGGCAGGCGTCAGAGCATCCGAATGCGGAGATTGTGGGCATCAGTGATGAGCAGCCGGAGCGCATGGTGAGTGCCACGAAGAACTTCAGCCTCGGAGCCGACCAGGTCTTCACGGACTACCGCGCGTGCCTTGAAAGGACCAAGCCGGATCTCGTGGTGCTCTGTCCCGCCGCCTCACGCCATGGCGAGTGGGTGGAGAAGGTCGCCCCCTTCGGCACGCACATCATCATGGAGAAGCCTTTCGCCGGCACGCTGCAGGAGGCCGATGCGATGGTCGCGGCGATGAAACCCACGGGCAAGCTCCTTGCCGTAAACTGGCCGCTCGTGTGGATTGCCTGTCAGCAGACGGCGCATCGTCTCATCCAGGAAGGACTCATTGGAGAAGTCCGTGAGTTTCACCACTACGGTGGCAACCGCGGCCCGCTCTACCACGGCGCGGACAAGATCGAAGTGGAGCCCACCTCCGCGGAGAAGGACGCGAGCTGGTTCTACAAGAAGTCGCAGGGTGGCGGCTCGCTGCTGGACTACATGGGCTACGGCACCACGCTCGGCACCTGGCACCTCGGTGGTCGCAAGCCGATTGAAGTCACCGGCGTATGTGATGAACCTCAGGGACTCGAAGTGGACGAGCACGCCATCGCCATCATCCGATATTCCTTTGGCCTGAGCAAAACCGAAACCCGCTGGGGCACCTTCACCGACCCGTGGACGCACCAACCGCAGCCGAAGTGCGGTTTTGTCATCAAAGGCACGGATGGCACCATCTCCTGCTATGACTATGCGGAGACCGTCTTCGTGCAGACCCGGCAGAAACCGGAGGGCTATGAAGTCCCCGTGGATGAACTGAAGTCACCCAACCGCAATCCCATCGAGCACGTCATCCATCATCTGGAAACAGGTACGCCGTTGATTGGCCCCCTCACCGTGGAGATCTCGCGTATTGGCCAGCAAATTGTGGATACGGCCTATCTCAGTGCGCAGCAGAAGAGGACGCTGAAGCTGGTGGAGTAG
- a CDS encoding NADP-dependent oxidoreductase, producing MKAIKVELSGETPVLKPDLSVPEPMLGPGEMLIHIRAAGVTPTELLWYPTYHQKDGSPREGAIPGHEFSGVVAALGEGVDAFSVGEEVYGLNDWFEQGATAEACLTLPAYIATKPRRLSHEEAAAVPIGALTAWQGLHDRTQLKTGERVLIHGGSGAVGVFAIQLAKSIGAEVITTASKRNEAFLKDLGATLVIDYKEEDFTKVIDGPVDVIFDGVGGETLDRSWSLLKPGGRLATIAASSEETTEQRVKDAFFIVEPSHNQLARIAQQLDAGTLRVFVDAVVPFEDAPDAYAGKVKSRTGRGKVVVSMSA from the coding sequence ATGAAGGCAATCAAGGTCGAACTGTCCGGCGAAACACCCGTACTCAAACCGGACCTGAGCGTGCCCGAGCCCATGCTTGGCCCGGGAGAGATGCTCATCCACATTCGCGCAGCCGGTGTCACTCCCACGGAGCTACTCTGGTACCCGACCTACCACCAAAAGGATGGCTCACCTCGCGAGGGCGCCATTCCCGGCCATGAGTTCTCCGGAGTAGTCGCTGCCCTTGGCGAAGGGGTGGATGCCTTCTCCGTCGGAGAGGAGGTCTATGGCTTGAATGACTGGTTCGAGCAGGGTGCGACGGCGGAAGCATGTCTGACGCTCCCGGCCTACATTGCGACCAAGCCAAGACGCCTCAGCCACGAAGAGGCCGCTGCGGTGCCGATTGGGGCTCTCACCGCATGGCAGGGCCTGCATGACAGGACACAGCTCAAGACGGGGGAGCGCGTGCTCATTCACGGTGGTTCTGGAGCCGTGGGTGTGTTTGCCATCCAGCTCGCGAAGTCCATCGGCGCGGAGGTCATCACCACCGCGTCCAAAAGAAATGAGGCATTCCTCAAGGATCTCGGTGCGACCCTGGTCATCGATTACAAAGAGGAGGACTTCACCAAGGTCATTGATGGTCCTGTGGATGTGATTTTCGATGGTGTGGGTGGTGAGACGCTGGATCGTTCATGGTCGCTGCTGAAACCCGGTGGACGCCTGGCAACCATCGCCGCATCCAGCGAGGAAACCACGGAGCAACGCGTGAAAGACGCCTTCTTCATCGTCGAGCCCAGCCACAATCAGCTCGCCAGGATCGCACAGCAATTGGATGCAGGTACGTTGAGGGTGTTTGTCGATGCCGTAGTCCCGTTTGAAGACGCTCCCGATGCCTATGCTGGCAAGGTGAAATCCCGAACTGGTCGCGGCAAGGTCGTGGTGTCGATGTCCGCCTGA
- the hprK gene encoding HPr(Ser) kinase/phosphatase, producing the protein MPGFSLQHKIKRPTSITVGDFFERNHDALKMKLLGTDAGYSRKIHEPSVNRPGLALSGFFTYFAYKRVQVIGNSEVSYLNQLDPEVAEQRFRQLCEADIPCLVVAREKRLPSNLLDIANECGISVFQSAMVTMKFLNAATIRLDWAFAPTTVIHGCLVDVQGMGVFIQGPSGSGKSEAVLGLLERGASMVADDAVHFRLIEEREVQGRAPDLTRNMIEVRGIGLLNVAAIFGVGAVRLSKRLDLVIKLVPNPDLAEVERFDTTSHTVSVLGIDIPILQVPVIVGRDVAGLIEIAALNHKLRTFGYNSAAEFDQRLLKKMADEQSA; encoded by the coding sequence ATGCCCGGCTTCAGTCTTCAGCACAAAATCAAGCGACCTACCTCCATCACCGTGGGGGATTTCTTTGAGCGCAACCACGATGCGCTGAAGATGAAATTGCTCGGCACAGATGCCGGATACAGCCGGAAGATTCATGAGCCCTCCGTAAACCGCCCGGGTCTGGCCTTGAGCGGTTTCTTCACCTATTTCGCCTACAAGCGGGTCCAGGTCATCGGCAATTCCGAGGTCTCCTACCTCAACCAGCTCGACCCGGAAGTGGCTGAGCAGCGCTTCCGCCAGCTTTGTGAAGCGGACATTCCCTGCCTGGTGGTGGCCCGTGAGAAGCGGCTGCCCTCCAACCTGCTGGACATTGCGAACGAATGCGGGATCTCGGTGTTCCAGTCCGCCATGGTGACCATGAAGTTTCTGAATGCGGCGACCATCCGCCTGGACTGGGCTTTTGCTCCCACGACCGTGATCCACGGGTGTCTGGTGGATGTGCAGGGCATGGGTGTCTTCATTCAGGGACCGAGTGGGAGCGGCAAGAGTGAGGCCGTGCTGGGCCTGCTGGAGCGCGGTGCCAGCATGGTTGCAGATGACGCGGTGCACTTCCGTCTCATTGAGGAGCGCGAGGTGCAGGGCCGTGCCCCCGACCTCACCAGAAACATGATTGAGGTCCGCGGGATCGGTCTGCTGAATGTGGCTGCCATCTTCGGCGTAGGTGCCGTGCGCCTGAGCAAGCGGCTCGACCTTGTCATCAAGCTGGTGCCCAATCCAGATCTTGCCGAGGTGGAGCGGTTCGACACGACTTCACACACCGTCTCGGTTCTCGGCATCGACATTCCCATCCTGCAGGTGCCCGTAATCGTGGGCCGCGACGTCGCCGGGCTCATCGAAATCGCCGCCCTGAATCACAAGCTCCGCACCTTCGGCTACAACAGCGCCGCCGAATTTGACCAAAGGCTCTTGAAAAAGATGGCGGATGAGCAAAGTGCGTAG
- a CDS encoding helix-turn-helix transcriptional regulator: protein MAKDVGLTTFQLSRLFGRVVGKSMPALLRERRMHRAAELLRSTGHNIGDVAFAVGYYSISAFSRAFSREMGMTPSEYRRRPTDGQGTDTSPGLQPFAAGG, encoded by the coding sequence ATGGCCAAAGATGTGGGTCTCACCACGTTCCAGTTGAGCCGGTTATTCGGCAGGGTCGTAGGAAAATCGATGCCAGCTCTTCTCAGGGAACGGCGCATGCATCGCGCCGCAGAGCTGCTGCGCTCTACCGGTCACAATATCGGTGATGTCGCTTTTGCGGTGGGGTACTACAGCATCAGTGCCTTTTCCCGTGCCTTCTCGCGGGAGATGGGAATGACGCCCAGTGAGTATCGTAGACGCCCCACGGATGGCCAGGGGACGGATACTTCGCCCGGCCTCCAACCGTTTGCCGCGGGTGGTTGA
- a CDS encoding GNAT family N-acetyltransferase, with protein MLRLRQATASDHDAVWAMFQTVVAGGDAYVFEADMTREDALAYWFHPKTHTYVAEHEGRVVGSYILKANHPGRGAHVANGSYMVAPDARGLGVGQSMGEHSIAEARRLGYRAIQFNIVVATNEAAVKLWQKVGFTIVGTLPGAFRHATLGYVDAYVMYLTLDDSLLPHPH; from the coding sequence ATGCTCCGCCTCCGCCAGGCCACGGCTTCGGATCACGACGCTGTCTGGGCGATGTTCCAAACTGTGGTGGCAGGAGGTGATGCGTATGTCTTCGAAGCGGACATGACGCGTGAAGACGCCCTTGCGTACTGGTTCCACCCCAAAACGCACACCTACGTGGCCGAGCATGAAGGCCGCGTGGTGGGCAGCTACATTCTCAAAGCAAATCATCCCGGGCGTGGCGCCCACGTGGCGAATGGCTCCTACATGGTCGCGCCGGATGCGCGAGGCCTCGGTGTGGGTCAGTCCATGGGCGAGCACTCGATTGCGGAGGCTCGCCGGCTGGGCTACCGGGCCATCCAGTTCAACATCGTCGTGGCCACCAATGAGGCGGCTGTGAAGCTCTGGCAGAAGGTCGGATTCACCATTGTGGGTACGTTGCCGGGTGCGTTCCGTCATGCAACACTCGGCTACGTGGATGCCTATGTCATGTACCTGACGCTGGACGATTCCCTGCTTCCGCATCCCCATTGA
- a CDS encoding M56 family metallopeptidase, which produces MNPSLIPVVDVIAKSVAVLLLAMGVLSLWRGASASQRSLVWLLCFGALMLLPITSLVQPWWKVPVTETATVVQLPATAIPVATAAEVTGTVAPLEVAREESILPQWTLLQVAAVVWVVGVALVLGWQFMGSIRLRLLSARTQRCDDARMRGLFGRVSEEVCLRRPVELHTSEQVSVPMTWGSLRPVVLLPEEALSWSEEEVLAAVRHEMGHIKHWDHPARLLMSVVCAVYWFNPLVWAAARRWRTAQEQASDDLVVAQEDHRAESYAMQLLNAARRTQSQGLLKLPVMTMAQPSTLELRLSAIMDARKNRASVSRAAVCLGGIGALALLALCAGLQLHAAEPEKTKQPISITCRIYESSSNAGKQKIAGLKIDNKKPPQFAPAESEAFIKELTALDGVTLLSAPQVITSSGTNAVIKLETNNIYAADKTGAKSGTFTSGVWMDLLPTVSGGNITLEITPTIKDFEGVEMKDGVNQPVVKERKIDAKVTLKPGETAALDGGITKIGGAQRHLILLVSASLDTSTRTGTFSAHGTGRVQMATEKDPSFVPSKVPPKPALLQHAEGIIIPSVEFKDATLKEAVEFFRVKGRAHDSSGKGVNITLSADAADSTVRLTLSLKDVPLSEALRYTAELSNMELTADEFTLFLKKKEVEVKSKQEPAAPAKSAVLERAQKIILPRVKFSYAQLSEAVEFLNTKGKEMDPEKQGVNILVVQEQAGLGKDGKTTLRTTFSYGAPSQEPKKAEPGKPGSTVILAPEGSGKNPQVTLDLVDVPLSEAVRYVADLAGLEVVAGQHALLLRPKAVEK; this is translated from the coding sequence ATGAATCCATCCCTCATTCCCGTTGTAGATGTGATCGCGAAGAGCGTTGCGGTGTTGTTGCTGGCCATGGGTGTGCTGAGCCTGTGGCGAGGTGCCTCCGCTTCGCAGCGCAGCCTCGTGTGGCTGCTGTGTTTTGGCGCGCTGATGTTGTTGCCGATCACCTCGCTGGTTCAGCCATGGTGGAAGGTGCCTGTTACCGAGACAGCAACGGTTGTGCAGCTTCCCGCAACCGCGATACCAGTCGCTACGGCCGCCGAGGTGACCGGAACGGTGGCTCCGTTGGAGGTCGCGAGGGAAGAAAGCATCCTGCCGCAATGGACCCTGCTTCAGGTCGCTGCAGTAGTGTGGGTTGTGGGCGTAGCTCTGGTGCTGGGCTGGCAGTTCATGGGCAGCATCCGTCTTCGGCTGCTGAGTGCCCGCACGCAGCGCTGTGACGATGCGAGAATGCGAGGCTTGTTTGGTCGAGTCTCGGAAGAGGTATGCTTGCGCCGTCCTGTGGAGCTTCATACGAGTGAGCAAGTTTCCGTGCCCATGACCTGGGGCAGCCTGAGACCAGTCGTCCTGTTGCCGGAGGAGGCGTTGTCCTGGTCGGAAGAGGAAGTCCTGGCTGCCGTGAGGCATGAGATGGGGCACATCAAACATTGGGATCATCCTGCGCGTCTCCTCATGTCCGTCGTGTGTGCGGTGTACTGGTTCAACCCTCTCGTCTGGGCCGCTGCCAGGCGCTGGCGTACGGCCCAAGAGCAGGCTAGTGACGATCTGGTGGTCGCTCAGGAGGACCACCGCGCAGAATCGTATGCCATGCAGTTGCTGAATGCGGCACGTCGCACCCAGTCCCAGGGCCTGCTGAAGCTGCCTGTCATGACGATGGCCCAGCCTTCCACGCTGGAGCTTCGTCTCAGTGCGATCATGGATGCGCGCAAGAACCGTGCGTCGGTCAGCCGTGCCGCGGTGTGCCTGGGTGGCATCGGTGCGCTGGCCCTGCTTGCACTTTGTGCGGGACTTCAACTTCATGCGGCGGAGCCTGAGAAGACCAAACAACCCATCAGCATCACGTGCCGTATCTACGAAAGCTCCAGCAATGCAGGGAAGCAAAAGATCGCCGGGTTGAAGATCGATAATAAAAAGCCTCCGCAATTCGCACCTGCGGAATCCGAGGCGTTCATCAAAGAACTGACGGCCCTCGATGGCGTCACGCTGCTCAGCGCTCCCCAGGTAATCACCTCTTCGGGGACCAACGCTGTCATCAAGCTGGAGACCAACAACATCTACGCGGCGGACAAGACGGGAGCCAAATCCGGCACATTCACCAGTGGCGTGTGGATGGATCTCCTGCCTACGGTGAGTGGTGGGAACATCACCCTGGAGATCACGCCGACCATCAAGGATTTTGAAGGGGTCGAGATGAAGGATGGCGTCAATCAACCCGTCGTGAAGGAACGCAAAATCGACGCCAAGGTCACATTGAAACCTGGTGAGACCGCGGCGTTGGATGGCGGCATTACCAAAATTGGCGGAGCGCAGCGGCACCTCATCCTCCTTGTATCGGCCAGCTTGGACACAAGCACGCGGACCGGGACATTCTCAGCACACGGCACGGGTCGTGTGCAAATGGCTACCGAGAAGGATCCCTCGTTCGTTCCCTCCAAGGTGCCGCCCAAGCCCGCGCTGCTCCAACACGCGGAGGGCATCATCATTCCCTCGGTGGAGTTCAAGGACGCCACGCTGAAGGAAGCGGTCGAGTTCTTCCGCGTGAAGGGCCGCGCCCACGACAGCAGTGGAAAGGGAGTGAATATCACGCTGAGCGCGGATGCTGCCGACTCCACCGTCAGGCTGACGCTTAGCCTCAAGGACGTGCCCCTCAGTGAAGCTCTGCGCTACACAGCGGAACTGTCCAACATGGAACTTACAGCCGATGAGTTTACGTTGTTCCTCAAAAAGAAAGAGGTTGAAGTAAAGTCCAAGCAGGAACCCGCGGCGCCTGCGAAGTCTGCTGTTTTGGAAAGGGCCCAAAAGATCATCTTGCCCAGGGTGAAATTCTCCTACGCGCAGCTTTCTGAAGCAGTCGAGTTCCTCAACACAAAAGGAAAGGAGATGGATCCTGAAAAACAGGGGGTCAACATCCTCGTGGTCCAGGAGCAGGCTGGCCTTGGGAAAGATGGGAAGACCACGTTGCGAACAACCTTCTCCTACGGAGCACCCTCTCAAGAGCCCAAGAAGGCGGAACCTGGAAAGCCTGGCTCGACAGTCATTCTCGCTCCAGAGGGCTCTGGCAAGAACCCCCAAGTGACCTTGGACCTGGTCGATGTACCTCTGAGCGAAGCGGTGCGATACGTTGCTGACCTGGCAGGTCTGGAAGTAGTCGCAGGGCAACACGCGCTGCTTCTGCGACCGAAGGCGGTGGAGAAGTAG
- the ptsP gene encoding phosphoenolpyruvate--protein phosphotransferase, with protein sequence MEDTTAHNERVFHGTPVSGGVARGVVRVIGGRFEEPRFRVIAKDKVDEELAAFDAALQTTRRELEGLIRRLDSEADKQSREIIEMHLMVLDDGLINDQAKKLIREERMCAEFAYYRVAKDCMDSFARIPDAYLRERALDIKDVAQRVLQHLTGDCRDDGAGDEPAICIAHDLTPSETAQLDRQKVLGFAVELGSRTSHTAIVARSLNLPAVVRLHDLLEELHNGDKVLLDGDDGLLILNPSEATLALYRARELEAEKKEAKLLAGSAAPAITKDGRRITVGANAEFVEELPHIRECGAEGVGLFRTEFLYLEDPEAPEDRLTDAYIQVVKAASPNLVVFRTLDIGGDKLDPAYKGEDEQNPFLGWRGIRVSLARPKMFREQLRAMLRASLHGPVGIMYPMVCSVREVVEANAHLAECRRELEEEGLVFTHPVQRGAMIEIPSAATIADLLAPHVDFFSIGTNDLVQYTLAVDRVNERVGDLYQPTHPAVLRLIRNVVEAAHQKGVWVGICGEMAGDVAATPLLVGLGLDELSASSGQVARVKHAIRQLDAGECARLVQESLLESEAETIHERALEFALHHYPEILEE encoded by the coding sequence ATGGAGGATACGACTGCGCACAACGAGCGGGTTTTTCATGGCACGCCCGTCTCTGGCGGGGTGGCCAGAGGGGTGGTGCGTGTCATCGGCGGGAGGTTCGAGGAGCCGCGGTTCCGGGTCATTGCCAAGGACAAGGTCGACGAGGAGCTGGCCGCCTTTGACGCCGCCCTGCAGACCACCCGGCGGGAGCTGGAGGGCTTGATTCGCCGGCTCGACTCCGAGGCCGACAAGCAATCGCGCGAGATCATCGAAATGCACCTCATGGTGCTGGATGACGGCCTCATCAATGACCAGGCGAAAAAGCTCATCCGCGAGGAACGCATGTGCGCCGAGTTCGCCTACTACCGGGTGGCGAAGGACTGCATGGACTCCTTTGCCCGCATCCCGGATGCCTACCTGCGCGAGCGCGCTCTGGACATCAAGGACGTGGCCCAGCGGGTGCTGCAGCACTTGACCGGAGACTGCCGGGACGATGGCGCTGGCGACGAACCGGCCATCTGCATTGCCCATGATCTCACTCCGAGCGAGACCGCCCAGCTCGACCGGCAGAAGGTGCTGGGCTTCGCCGTGGAACTCGGCAGCCGCACTTCGCACACGGCCATCGTGGCCCGTTCACTGAACCTCCCCGCGGTGGTGCGCCTGCACGACCTGCTGGAAGAACTGCACAATGGCGACAAGGTGCTGCTGGATGGGGACGATGGTCTGCTCATCCTGAATCCCAGCGAGGCCACGCTAGCCCTGTATCGAGCCCGCGAGCTGGAAGCTGAGAAAAAGGAGGCCAAGCTCCTGGCAGGCAGCGCTGCACCTGCCATCACGAAGGATGGCCGACGCATTACCGTGGGCGCCAATGCAGAGTTCGTGGAAGAGCTGCCGCACATCCGTGAATGCGGCGCGGAGGGTGTGGGATTGTTCCGCACGGAGTTCCTGTATCTGGAGGATCCCGAGGCTCCGGAAGATCGCCTCACCGATGCTTACATCCAGGTGGTGAAGGCGGCCTCGCCCAACCTCGTGGTCTTCCGCACGTTGGACATTGGCGGGGACAAGCTCGATCCCGCGTACAAGGGCGAGGACGAGCAGAATCCCTTCCTCGGCTGGCGCGGTATCCGCGTGAGTCTGGCGCGTCCCAAGATGTTCCGCGAGCAGTTGCGCGCCATGCTGCGTGCCAGTCTGCACGGGCCGGTGGGCATCATGTACCCCATGGTCTGCAGCGTGCGCGAGGTGGTGGAGGCCAATGCGCATCTCGCGGAATGCCGCCGGGAGCTGGAGGAAGAGGGCCTCGTCTTCACGCATCCCGTGCAGCGCGGCGCCATGATTGAGATTCCCAGTGCCGCCACCATCGCGGACCTGCTCGCGCCGCATGTCGATTTCTTCAGCATCGGCACGAATGACCTCGTGCAGTACACGCTCGCCGTGGACCGTGTAAATGAGCGAGTGGGCGATCTGTACCAGCCTACACACCCGGCCGTGCTCCGCCTCATCCGAAATGTGGTGGAGGCCGCGCACCAGAAGGGCGTGTGGGTGGGCATCTGCGGTGAAATGGCCGGAGACGTCGCCGCGACGCCGCTGCTGGTGGGTCTGGGCCTGGATGAACTCAGCGCTTCCAGCGGTCAGGTGGCCCGGGTGAAGCATGCCATCCGTCAGCTGGATGCCGGAGAGTGTGCGCGGCTCGTGCAGGAGAGCCTGCTGGAGAGTGAGGCAGAGACCATTCACGAGCGCGCGCTGGAATTCGCGCTGCACCACTATCCGGAGATTTTGGAGGAGTAG
- a CDS encoding BlaI/MecI/CopY family transcriptional regulator, producing MPTKSSQLSRRERQIMDIIYVRGEATAAEVVESMTDAPSYSAVRAFLRILEEKGFLKHREDGKRYVFLPTEPREKASKSALKQVVQTFFDGSLASAVAALVDGREKISDEELKRLEEIIQKAKKR from the coding sequence ATGCCAACGAAATCCAGCCAATTGAGCCGGCGCGAGAGGCAGATCATGGATATCATCTATGTCCGTGGAGAAGCCACGGCGGCGGAGGTGGTGGAGTCCATGACAGATGCGCCGAGCTATTCCGCCGTGCGCGCCTTTTTGCGCATCCTTGAAGAGAAAGGTTTTCTCAAACACCGTGAAGACGGAAAGCGGTATGTTTTTCTACCCACGGAGCCCCGTGAGAAAGCAAGCAAGTCCGCACTGAAGCAGGTGGTGCAAACCTTTTTTGATGGCTCGCTCGCGAGTGCTGTGGCTGCCCTGGTGGATGGCCGGGAGAAGATTTCAGACGAGGAACTCAAACGCCTCGAGGAAATCATTCAGAAGGCCAAGAAGCGCTAG
- a CDS encoding DUF7660 family protein, whose amino-acid sequence MNTNDTEKIETREQLADFIKRIAEDYSVNGQSWENSDLPRYLDALQRWLRDSDGLYRNLGMDKDSISPWRWLAHGFSAARIYE is encoded by the coding sequence GTGAACACCAACGATACAGAGAAAATCGAGACCCGGGAGCAACTCGCGGATTTCATCAAGCGTATCGCGGAAGACTATTCTGTGAACGGGCAGAGCTGGGAGAACTCTGACCTGCCCAGGTATCTTGACGCGCTTCAAAGGTGGCTCAGGGACAGTGATGGATTGTATCGCAATCTGGGAATGGACAAAGACTCCATATCACCTTGGAGATGGCTCGCACACGGGTTTTCCGCTGCCAGGATCTACGAATAG
- a CDS encoding MFS transporter, translated as MSDTSSSPHTKKLFLMMVLEFLIWGAWLPLIWGYMGKDGLGFTDLQITWVGSAFAIASIVGIFFSNQFADRNFSAEKFLAFSHLVGGMAILALYWVRDFPTFFTLMLIHSLLYVPTISVANSIAFSNLKNAQKEFGIVRMGGTIGWILAAWPFYFILGTKTGTEAILARDSIFLVSGIASLALAAFCLTLPHTPPNKAAAGESSFAWVRSVKFLALPYLLVLFIVTFIDSTIHNGYFLMADGFLRHVGIADKWIMPVMSIGQVAEIVTMAILGLVLVRLGWKTTMILGILGHAARFAVFAFMPESQIMIILVQVLHGICYAFFFATLYIFIDAAFPKDVRSSAQGLFNLLVLGLGDLAAKWLFIPLQGSLTVNGVTDFKTLFLWPTGLALGAAALLFIAFFPPKSLGAPPEDVKH; from the coding sequence ATGAGCGACACCTCCTCCTCCCCGCACACCAAGAAACTTTTCCTCATGATGGTCCTGGAGTTCCTCATCTGGGGAGCCTGGCTGCCGCTGATCTGGGGCTACATGGGGAAAGATGGTCTGGGATTCACCGACCTGCAGATCACCTGGGTGGGCAGTGCCTTCGCCATCGCCTCCATCGTGGGCATCTTTTTCAGCAACCAGTTCGCGGACCGGAATTTCTCTGCTGAGAAGTTCCTGGCCTTCAGCCACCTGGTGGGAGGCATGGCCATTCTCGCCCTGTATTGGGTGCGGGATTTCCCCACCTTCTTCACGCTGATGCTGATTCACTCGCTGCTCTACGTGCCCACCATCTCCGTCGCGAACTCCATTGCCTTCTCCAACCTCAAGAACGCGCAGAAGGAATTTGGCATTGTCCGCATGGGCGGCACCATCGGCTGGATTCTGGCAGCATGGCCCTTCTACTTCATCCTCGGCACGAAGACCGGCACCGAGGCGATTCTCGCACGCGACAGCATTTTCCTGGTGTCTGGCATTGCCTCGCTGGCTCTGGCTGCCTTCTGCCTGACCCTTCCGCATACGCCGCCAAACAAGGCGGCTGCCGGAGAGAGCAGCTTCGCCTGGGTGCGCTCCGTGAAGTTCCTCGCGCTGCCGTACCTGCTGGTCCTCTTCATCGTGACCTTCATTGACTCCACCATTCACAATGGCTACTTCCTCATGGCGGACGGTTTCCTGCGTCACGTGGGCATCGCGGACAAGTGGATCATGCCGGTGATGAGCATCGGCCAGGTGGCGGAAATCGTGACCATGGCCATCCTCGGCCTCGTGTTGGTACGCCTGGGATGGAAGACCACCATGATTCTGGGCATCCTGGGTCACGCAGCTCGCTTCGCGGTATTCGCCTTTATGCCGGAAAGCCAGATCATGATCATCCTGGTGCAGGTGCTTCACGGCATTTGCTACGCCTTCTTCTTCGCCACGTTGTACATCTTCATCGACGCGGCCTTCCCGAAGGACGTGCGCTCCAGCGCACAGGGTCTCTTCAATCTGCTGGTGCTTGGCCTTGGTGACCTTGCCGCGAAATGGCTCTTCATCCCGCTGCAAGGCAGCCTGACCGTGAATGGTGTGACGGACTTCAAAACCCTGTTCCTCTGGCCTACAGGGCTGGCCCTTGGCGCGGCAGCGCTCCTGTTCATCGCCTTCTTCCCACCGAAATCGCTGGGCGCACCTCCGGAAGATGTGAAGCACTAG